The window CGCCCGGATCACCGCGCGGGCGTACCGCTCGGTCTGCAGCAGGCCCGGCACCAGCAGCGCCTGGAACGCGCGCAACGAGCTGGCGTCGGCCTCGAGCCCGACGAACGTGCCGGTGAAGACCTCGTTGTAGGCGTGCCACCAGCCGCGCTTGCGGGCCTCCCTGGCCAGCTGGACGAGCGCCTCCTGCTCGTCGCCGGTGATGCCGTAGAGGGCCAGCATGTCCCGCGCGTCACGCGGGGTGACCCCGACGTGGCCGGTCTCGATGCGGCTGACCTTCGACGCGGAGCACTCGAGCTTTTCGCCCACTTCGTCGATCGTGAGGTCCGCGGCTTCGCGCAGCCGGCGCAGCTCGCCCGCGAGCCTCCGGCGGCGAACCGTGGGGCTCTGTCCCCTTGCCATCGCGCACCTCCGGATGTCGACGGCGTCGTAGCCGTTCGCTTGCTGCCAGTATCCAACATGAACGACCGGGTAATCGCACGGCACCGATTATCCGGCCGGTACGTGCGTCGCTTCTGCAATTTGCAGAATGCTTCTGTATGCTCGCACCCTGCTCTGCGGCAGGCCACGGCCAGGTTCCGACGGGCTTGCCCTCCAGCCCCACCTGAGGCCTGTGAGCAGCGTAGACGATGACTCCGCGGCGCGCCGTGCGGTCGTCGGAAGAAGAGGCCCGGGGCCGTCCCCCGATCGGTCCCGGCCCTCTTCCCCGATCTTGGTGCCCTATTGGCAGATTGATTATTCCGCCCATTCGTCGCCCGTGAGGGTGATTTCCCCACGGACTTCAGAGGACGCGCAAGAGTCCTTCTTGGACGACCGTCGCGATGAGCGTGCCGTCCGCGCCGAAGAACCGGCCCGTGGCCAGGCCGCGGGCGCCGGAGGCGGTCGGGGACGCGCTGTCGTAGAGGAACCACTCGTCGGCGCGGAAGGGCCGGTGGAACCAGAGCGCGTGGTCGAGGCTCGCGCCGAGCACCTTGTCGGTGTCCCAGTAGACGCCGTGGCGCGCGAGCACCGAGTCCAGCAGCGTCATGTCCGAGGCGTAGGTCAGCACGCAGACGTGCAGCAGCTGCTGGTCGGGCAGCTTCCCGTCGGCGCGCATCCACACCTGGTTGCGCGCCGGCCGCTCCCCCGTCTCGCGGGTGACCCACGGCGGCTCGTTGACGTAGCGCAGGTCGATCGGCCGCGGCCGGCTGTGCGCGCCGATCGCGTAGCCCTGGGCGCGTTCCATCAGCGTCGGCAGCGTCTCCGGCGCGGGCACGCCTTCCGGCATCGCCTCGGCGTGCTCGATGCCCGGTTCGTCGGTCTGGAACGACGCCGACAGCGAGAAGATCGCCTTGCCGTGCTGGATCGCGACGACCCGGCGCGTGGTGAACGACCGGCCGTCCCGGATCCGGTCGACCTCGTAGATGATCGGCACGCTGGGGTCGCCGCCGCGGATGAAGTACGCGTGCAGCGAGTGGACCCGGCGTTCCTCGGGGACCGTCCGCCCGGCCGCGACCAGCGCCTGGCC of the Amycolatopsis sp. NBC_01488 genome contains:
- a CDS encoding acyl-CoA thioesterase; amino-acid sequence: MTELARTAATELEIPGGGQPVLDRLIALLDLEKIEENIFRGVSPAHSPVRVFGGQVAGQALVAAGRTVPEERRVHSLHAYFIRGGDPSVPIIYEVDRIRDGRSFTTRRVVAIQHGKAIFSLSASFQTDEPGIEHAEAMPEGVPAPETLPTLMERAQGYAIGAHSRPRPIDLRYVNEPPWVTRETGERPARNQVWMRADGKLPDQQLLHVCVLTYASDMTLLDSVLARHGVYWDTDKVLGASLDHALWFHRPFRADEWFLYDSASPTASGARGLATGRFFGADGTLIATVVQEGLLRVL